A stretch of Scheffersomyces stipitis CBS 6054 chromosome 2, complete sequence DNA encodes these proteins:
- a CDS encoding predicted protein, with the protein MKFGNNLEHLSIPEWRCYNLAYNDLKYQIRQITQSKSTNLAPLHKAFIENFDYINLFVQTKHGELVRKFNYFDSYFNQLVSVVDTCNKSKLRSILIEIDEIFYQIIEISLVLKNLSKFILIQKIALKKIFKKFLKYYNQDKQKSLKFVVNLKNYLLLNKFSFINFDLSDLTLKLTNIITSIKYEQKRFNNLIDDSPEDAYAESEINQPQTKSTYHIQQDPPTPDANFDLVILLKKNFSLHCLIPDDSNTLNELVLNLNIYLNFKNYIDTSYSFLSYIYLTQESDLYAEPSYVITQKNSPVSIIIGHTGGLRKYCYCILPNEVVQLFLDHLNDRKNDDIRSRLFDYFQENDVSPLTRKTLDSILKGNRKPTMKLLCKRARYILKKSGNDDDDDDEYAVAEEGEGTSSDKVKREYQDDYLVTLDHDICTTNNTKYASSLSFFDDESNESEHYSNVFENFPHNHLSFYSNDSNLCNFENSLETEIDVKDGLLVNNYSSSLLRKLPTKIQNLITSNNSLSLFKGLNFYQYMISCYFNLVPRGDYAKNHYSYLLNLNLLKNFENIENFANQMNSENSIIKAKSNRILRHQLSMKSLDTRAHYTNLNTSHCPEFYLKSKSNKSSPSETVPNNSLGSQTSTRLSNQSIFTNNGKNDDDEPDIEDENEALAGISPTELSRFRQAQFGVDDDDDIYGDDDAAVGNNDYSFFLQPPTFMDRNKFVNIQYQYEMDYDQTLTYIYFSLNILSIFLSGIELGIVYSIFMKIDGDSQFLLVDNVWLVLVLVMGLLLSLIFSMMSINLIFQRYHQAPLFHSFVIWSGFSVVCLCCIWSVFIFIDAGGT; encoded by the exons ATGAAATTTGGAAATAACCTAGAACACCTCTCGATCCCCGAATGGCGATGTTACAACCTTGCCTATAATGACTTGAAGTACCAGATCAGACAGATCACACAATCGAAACTGACTAACCTTGCACCCCTCCACAAGGCTTTTATCGAAAACTTCGACTACATCAACCTCTTCGTACAGACCAAGCATGGCGAATTGGTCCGGAAGTTCAACTATTTTGACTCGTACTTCAACCAGTTAGTCTCGGTGGTAGACACATGTAATAAGTCTAAGTTGCGGTCCATATTGATTGAAATCGATGAAATCTTCTATCAAATTATAGAAATATCGCTCGTACTAAAGAACCTTTCTAAGTTCATCCTCATCCAAAAGATAGcattgaaaaaaatttttAAGAAGTTTCTTAAGTACTACAACCAAGACAAACAAAAATCGTTGAAATTCGTGGTAAATCTCAAAAACTATTTGCTCTTGAATAAGTTTTCGTTTATTAACTTTGACTTGTCGGACTTGACATTGAAATTAACTAATATTATTACCTCGATAAAGTATGAACAAAAGCGATTCAACAATTTAATTGATGACTCTCCTGAAGACG CATATGCTGAATCTGAAATAAATCAACCACAGACTAAATCCACTTATCATATCCAACAGGATCCACCTACCCCTGATGCAAATTTTGATCTAGTGATTCTTCTTAAAAAGAATTTTAGTTTGCATTGTCTTATTCCAGACGATCTGAACACCCTTAACGAGTTAgttttgaacttgaacatTTATCTTAATTTTAAGAACTATA TAGATACGTCTTATTCATTTTTATCGTATATTTATTTGACGCAAGAGCTGGATTTGTACGCTGAGCCTTCGTACGTGATTACACAGAAAAACCTGCCAGTATCAATTATTATTGGACACACCGGCGGGTTAAGAAAATACTGTTATTGTATTTTACCTAATGAAGTAGTTCAGCTATTTCTTGATCATTTGAACGATAGAAAGAATGACGATATTAGATCCAGGTTGTTTGACTATTTTCAGGAGAACGATGTCAGTCCTTTGACAAGAAAAACTCTTGACTCCATTCTCAAGGGCAATCGTAAACCTACAATGAAATTACTCTGTAAAAGAGCTCGGTatattctcaagaagagtGGCaatgatgacgatgacgatgacgaatACGCTGTTGCCGAAGAAGGCGAAGGGACATCGTCCGACAAAGTGAAACGTGAATATCAAGACGATTATTTGGTTACTTTGGACCATGACATTTGCACCACTAATAACACCAAGTATGCTTCGAGCCTCTCGTTCTTTGACGACGAGAGCAATGAACTGGAGCATTACCTGAACGTATTTGAGAATTTTCCTCATAACCATCTTTCATTTTATTCCAACGACTCGAATTTGtgcaattttgaaaattcGTTAGAGACAGAAATCGACGTAAAGGATGGGCTTCTTGTCAACAACTACTCGAGCTCATTGTTACGTAAATTACCTACAAAGATCCAGAACTTGATCACTCTGAATAATTCGTTGAGTTTGTTCAAGGGCTTAAATTTCTACCAGTACATGATTTCGTGTTACTTTAATTTGGTGCCCCGCGGCGATTACGCCAAAAACCACTATTcgtatttgttgaacttgaacttgttgaagaactttgAAAACATTGAAAACTTTGCCAATCAGATGAATTCGGAAAACTCCATCATCAAAGCCAAGTCTAACCGAATTTTACGGCACCAGTTGTCGATGAAGCTGTTGGACACACGTGCTCATTACACAAACTTAAATACGAGTCATTGCCCCGAATTTTATTTGAAATCCAAACTGAACAAATCTTCACCTTCTGAAACCGTGCCTAACAATTCACTTGGTAGCCAGACTTCTACTAGATTGCTGAACCAGTCGattttcaccaacaacGGCAAAAATGATGACGACGAGCCAGACATAGAGGACGAAAACGAGGCTCTCGCGGGAATCTCACCAACTGAACTCCTGCGATTCAGACAAGCACAATTCGGTGTagacgacgacgatgacATCTATGGAGACGACGatgctgctgttggaaACAACGATTACTCATTTTTCCTTC AACCTCCCACCTTCATGGACAGGAACAAATTCGTCAACATCCAGTACCAATACGAAATGGATTACGACCAGACACTCACCTACATCTACTTTTCGCTCAACATCTTGTCGATTTTCCTCAGTGGAATCGAACTAGGTATAGTCTACAGTATCTTCATGAAAATAGACGGCGACTCCCAGTTCTTATTGGTGGACAACGTGTGGCTTGTGTTGGTATTGGTGATGGGTTTATTATTGTCGCTCATCTTCAGCATGATGAGTATCAACCTCATCTTCCAGAGATACCACCAGGCGCCGCTATTCCACTCGTTTGTGATCTGGAGCGGTTTTTCTGTCGTCTGTTTGTGCTGTATCTGGTCcgttttcatcttcattgatgCAGGAGGGACTTAG
- a CDS encoding predicted protein has product MADPPLGLGPRKSPSNPRGEQSRLSTRELSNRAAGDAGSTPIMTKSLIEAFDNENFSSSENVARDAESDDTDIDPTLDSVADKQVYGSQNAESSQQEWSQNLSDEENSSSTPTYAQMAAQFSKRTSSQPISKKSFALEFQRLEQFPEFLKLQFHSLRMEQTVGDTISCRIPDYSCDL; this is encoded by the coding sequence ATGGCCGATCCACCGCTTGGTTTGGGTCCCCGTAAGTCCCCCAGCAATCCGCGAGGTGAGCAGAGTCGTTTGTCGACTCGTGAACTCTCCAATCGCGCTGCTGGCGACGCAGGAAGCACACCTATTATGACAAAATCCCTTATTGAAGCTTTTgacaatgaaaatttttcgtCGAGTGAAAATGTCGCGCGTGATGCGGAATCCGACGACACCGACATCGACCCCACCCTTGACTCTGTCGCAGATAAACAGGTTTATGGCCTGCAGAACGCAGAATCATCGCAGCaagaatggctgcaaaatctctccgatgaagaaaattcttcttctactccCACCTATGCCCAAATGGCTGCTCAGTTCTCTAAGAGGACTTCATCGCAACCCATCTCCAAAAAATCTTTTGCTCTTGAATTCCAAAGACTCGAACAGTTTCCCGAATTTCTTAAACTCCAATTTCACTCTCTCCGCATGGAACAAACCGTCGGAGACACGATTTCATGTCGTATTCCTGATTACTCTTGTGATCTTTGA
- a CDS encoding predicted protein (go_component membrane), whose product MASTATSTSAVLSTLVANLILFGIFILGFLILRLKYKRIYSPKSSFELVPEDQRPEPLPRDPFRWIFILLTKPNSFIIQQAGIDGYFFLRYVFSFACVFLVGMLTWTVLLPINATNGKGATGLDQLAISNVKDRNRYYAHVFIGWVFYGGVIFVIYRELFLYNSLRSAVLASPKYSKKLSSRTVLFQTVPDSLLDEKQLYKMFNGVKRIFVARTARDLESKVAKRDALVKQLENAQNKLLATAVKNKMKAEKKGQKLEPVDEISAYVPQNKRPRHKSGGFFSKKIDTINYCKEEIPKIDKEVRAMQKKFRTNRPKNSIFVEFEDQYHAQLAYQATVHHNPLRMKPVFTGVEPGDVQWSNLRMFWWERITRRFLAFAAVVALIILWAVPVAFVGVISNITYLTNKLPWLRWILNMPHFLLGIITGLLPAIMLALLMMILPMFIRGMAKIAGAPTYQAIELYTQNVYFAFLMINGFLVTALASSATSTVTQIIEEPTSAMSILANNLPKSSNFYISYIILQGLSVASGSLFQIVGLILFYLLGRLLDNTVRKKWNRFSGLGSTAWGTTFPVFTNITCIALIYSIISPMIMLFACVALFLIYIAFCHNLTYVLKEGPDTRGLHYPRALFQTFTGIYIGQVCLLGIFAVGKGWGPIVLQIIGIFATVFIHINLNESFDHLLQVVPIDCMRALDGVSQTASFTGSSEYKRKVLDRKTGAGKTEKAIAEDKEEQEQIKRDILQEDGEFNDGENERTLIPLLADRDFKTTESQNVFVRFVRPDVFLNYRHAKQQLPATYNIEPETEDDKHAYDMPVISAPLPGIWIPADPMGFSKQQIEEFKGIVSISDENSGFDEKGAITFLGEAPN is encoded by the coding sequence ATGGCATCCACAGCTACTTCCACCTCCGCGGTGCTTTCTACGTTAGTGGCCAACCTCATTCTTTTTGGTATCTTCATCCTAGGTTTCTTGATCCTCAGATTGAAGTACAAGAGAATCTACTCCCCAAAATCGTCGTTCGAGCTCGTGCCCGAGGACCAACGTCCCGAGCCGTTGCCTAGGGACCCATTCAGATGgattttcattcttttaACCAAGCCCAACTCATTCATTATCCAACAAGCAGGAATTGATggctacttcttcttgagataCGTCTTCAGCTTTGCCTGTGTCTTCTTGGTAGGAATGCTTACCTGGACTGTCTTGTTGCCTATAAATGCCACCAACGGTAAAGGTGCCACTGGATTAGACCAGTTGGCCATCTCTAACGTCAAGGACAGAAACAGATACTATGCTCATGTGTTTATTGGCTGGGTTTTCTACGGTGGagtcatcttcgtcatctacCGtgaattgttcttgtacaactccTTGAGATCTGCCGTTCTTGCATCCCCTAAATACTCCAAGAAGTTATCGTCGAGAACTGTTTTGTTCCAGACTGTCCCAGACTCGCTTTTAGACGAGAAGCAATTGTACAAGATGTTCAACGGTGTCAAGAGAATCTTCGTAGCCAGAACTGCTAGAGACTTAGAATCTAAAGTGGCCAAGAGAGACGCCTTGGTCAAACAGTTGGAGAACGCTCAAAACAAGTTATTGGCAACAGctgtcaagaacaaaatgaaagctgaaaagaaggGCCAAAAATTAGAACCTGTGGATGAAATCTCTGCCTACGTGCCTCAAAACAAGAGACCTCGTCACAAATCCGGCGGTtttttctccaagaagatcgATACTATTAACTACTGCAAGGAAGAAATCCCTAAAATCGACAAGGAAGTCAGAGCCATGCAAAAGAAGTTCAGAACTAATAGACCCAAGAATTCtatctttgttgaattcgAAGACCAGTACCATGCTCAGTTAGCCTACCAAGCTACTGTGCATCACAACCCGTTGAGAATGAAGCCTGTTTTTACTGGAGTTGAACCAGGTGACGTTCAGTGGTCCAACTTAAGAATGTTCTGGTGGGAAAGAATCACTAGAAGATTCCTTGCTTTTGCTGCTGTAGTTGCTTTGATTATCTTGTGGGCCGTCCCCGTAGCTTTTGTCGGTGTCATCTCTAACATCACTTACTTGACTAACAAGTTGCCCTGGTTGAGATGGATCTTGAACATGCCTCACTTCTTGTTAGGTATTATCACCGGTTTATTGCCTGCCATCATGTTGGCACtcttgatgatgatttTGCCTATGTTCATCAGAGGCATGGCTAAGATCGCTGGCGCCCCAACTTACCAGGCTATCGAATTGTACACTCAAAACGTCTACTTTGCCTTTTTGATGATTAACGGTTTCTTGGTTACTGCTCTTGCTTCATCAGCTACTTCTACCGTTACACAGATCATTGAGGAGCCAACTTCTGCCATGAGCATTTTGGCTAACAATTTGCCTAAGTCTTCTAACTTCTACATTTCGTATATTATCTTGCAAGGTTTATCCGTTGCGTCTGGGTCTCTTTTCCAGATTGTAGGTTTAATCTTGTTCTACCTCTTGGGCAGACTTTTGGACAACACCGTCAGAAAGAAGTGGAACAGATTCAGCGGCTTAGGATCCACGGCTTGGGGTACTACTTTCCCAGTGTTTACCAACATTACTTGTATTGCACTTATCTACTCCATTATCTCACCTATGATCATGTTATTTGCTTGCGTTgccttgttcttgatctaCATCGCTTTCTGCCACAATTTGACTTACGTGCTTAAGGAAGGCCCCGACACCAGAGGGTTGCACTATCCAAGAGCTCTCTTCCAGACTTTTACTGGTATTTACATTGGTCAGGTTTGTTTGTTGGGTATCTTCGCTGTCGGTAAAGGTTGGGGACCAATTGTGTTGCAGATTATCGGCATTTTTGCAACTGTGTTCATCCACATCAACCTTAACGAGTCGTTTGATCACTTGCTCCAGGTTGTTCCTATCGACTGTATGAGAGCCTTGGACGGTGTTTCTCAGACTGCTTCGTTTACCGGCTCTAGTGAATACAAGAGAAAGGTATTGGACAGAAAGACAGGTGCTGGCAAAACCGAAAAGGCTATTGCtgaagacaaggaagaaCAAGAGCAGATCAAGCGTGatatccttcaagaagatggcGAGTTCAACGATGGTGAAAACGAGAGAACTCTCATTCCGTTATTGGCTGACAGGGACTTCAAGACAACTGAGTCTCAAAATGTCTTTGTTCGTTTTGTCAGACCAGACGTGTTCTTGAACTACAGGCATGCCAAGCAGCAATTACCTGCTACATACAACATCGAACctgaaactgaagatgaTAAGCATGCCTACGATATGCCTGTCATCTCGGCTCCATTGCCTGGAATATGGATTCCAGCTGATCCTATGGGATTCTCCAAGCAACagattgaagagttcaaaGGTATTGTCAGCATCTCTGACGAAAACTCGGGCTTCGACGAAAAAGGTGCCATTACCTTCCTCGGAGAAGCTCCTAACTAG